The region GCCAGTTCGACACCGCCATCGGCCTGCTGGAATCAGATGTCGTCGGTGGGCGGGAAACCGTGCGCCGTTCGTTGGCAACGATCCTGGCGCCCGACCTTACGGCCCCGAACGCGACGGCTACGCATGAAGCTCTGCTGACCCTCGCGCAGAACCGCGAGGGCCGCACCCGGCTCATCACCACCAACTTCGACCGCCTGTTCGAGGAAGTCAGGAAGACGAGATCCCTGTCGTTTCCAGATTTCAAGGCCCCGCTTCTTCCCGTGCCGAAGACTCGGTGGGACGGCTTGGTGTATCTGCACGGCTTGTTGCCCGACGCGCCAACTGCGGGAGATATGGCTCGGCTGGTGGTTTCCAGCGGTGACTTCGGGTTGGCCTATCTGACCGAGCGCTGGGCCGCGCGTTTCGTCAGCGAGTTGTTCCGCAACTTCACCGTCTGCTTCGTCGGCTACAGCATCAACGATCCGGTGCTGCGCTACATGATGGATGCACTGGCCGCAGACCGTCTGCTGGGCGAATCGCCACCAGAGATGTTCGCCTTTGGCAGCCATTCCAAAGGCAAGGAGGTAGATCGCGCCAGTGAATGGAAAGCGAAGAACGTTACGCCCATTCTCTACCGCGAGCATCAGCATCACGCCTATCTGCACAAGACCCTGCGCGCTTGGGCGAACACCTACCGCGACGGTGTGCGCGGCAAAGAACGCATCGTCGTCGAATGCGCCATCGCCCGTCCACTGGCGAGCACGAAGCAGGACGATTTTGTCGGGCGGATGCTGTGGGCGTTGAGCGATCCAGGCGGCTTACCCGCAAAGCGGTTCGCGGAACTAGACCCCGTGCCGCCGCTGGACTGGTTGGAGCCGTTGAGTCAGGAACTCTATCGGCATGCCGACTTGGGGCGATTCGGTGTTCCGCCCCAAGCTACGCTAGACGAGAAGCTCGCTTACAGCCTGACCAGCAGGCCAGCGCCGTATCCGCTCGCGCCGTGGATGGCGATTGTCGATGCGGGGCATCGCAACAGCCGCTGGGATGCGGTGATGTTCCAACTGGCCCGCTGGCTCCTTCGTCACCTTGACGACCCGAAGCTATTTCTCTGGCTGATCAAACGTGGCGGCCAACTGCACGACCAATTGGTCTGGCTGATCGAACGTCGTCTCGATGAACTTGCCAAGTTCGCAAGTGACGGCAACACCACCGAGCTGGATCGCATCCGGGCGAGCGCGCCCAACGCCATTCCGCGCCCGTCAATGCGAACGCTTTGGCGCCTGCTCCTCAACGGGCATGTGAAGTCCAGACTACGTGACCTGAGCCTCTACCGCTGGCGAGATCAGTTCAAGAACGATGGGTTGACCGCCAGTGTGCGCTTGGCCCTGCGGGAAACCTTGACACCTTGCTTGTCATTGCGCGAGCCGTTCCGCTGGTCAGGCGAGGACGATGATGGGGAAGCACGGGATCGCATCAAGAGCATCGTGGAATGGGAGGTCGTACTGGCGTCGGATCACGTTCATTCCGGCTTGCGCGATCTGCCCAAGAATGAGCGGTGGACAGCGGCACTGCCGGAACTGCTAGACGACTTCAGCGCCCTGCTACGCGACGCACTCGATCTGATGCGCGAACTCGGCGGGGTGGACAGCGAGAACGATCACTCCTATGTCAACCAACCCTCGATTTCCGATCATTCGCAGAACAAAGACTTCCACGATTGGACGGCGCTGATCGAATTGGCCCGCGATGCGTGGTTGGCCACCGCCGCGAAGTCGCCGGAACGGGCGCGAATTGTGGCCGAGACGTGGGCGCATGGGCCGTATCCGGTATTTCGACGCCTCGCGCTGTTTGCCGCCGCGCAGGGGCGCGCTATTCCACTCCGGCAGGCTCTCGACTGGCTGTTGGCAGATGAGCAGCGTTGGCTCTGGTCGGAGGAAACCAGACGCGAAACCATGCGCCTATTGGTTTCGTTGGCACCGCAACTGAATGCAGCGATGCTGGCGGAACTGGAGCAGGCAATTCTTGCCGGACCACCCCGCGACCTGTACCGCACCGATATCGAGCCAGACGCTTGGAACAACATCGTGGATCACGGCGTGTGGCTGCGGCTTGCGAAAATGGCCCAAGCAGGCGTAACCCTCAGCGAAGCGGGACGAACGCGGTTCGATGCCCTCTCGGCACAATACCCGTGGCAGCTTGCCGCAGATGAGAGTGATGAATTTCCCATCTGGATGGGAGGCGGTTGGGTCGGTGATCGTGATCCGTGGAAGCCATTCACTCCCATTCCGCGCACGAAGCGCAGTGTGCTGGACTATCTGCTAGCGCATCCCGTACTGGAAAACTCGCAGCAGGACGACTGGCGCAAGCTGTGCTCGGAGATGTTTCAGGCAACAGCCTACGCACTATTCAAGCTCTCGCAGCAGAACAACTGGCCAGTTGAACGCTGGCGCGATGCGCTACAAGCCTGGGCGGAAGAAAATCTGCGCAATCGCTCTTGGCGCTTCATGGCTCCGGTTGTCGTCGACGCCCCAGATGACTTGGTGCAGGCCTTGTCCAACGGCATCAGTTGGTGGTTGCAGGCCGTAGCAAAAACGTTCGAGGGTCATGAAGATCACTTCCTGACGCTTGCTCAGCGCATCTTGCGCTTGGATTTCGAGGACGACGGCAACGCTGACGATCCGGTCTTCCGCGCCATCAATCATCCCGTCGGCCATGTGACGCAGGCATTGCTGGATTGGTGGTATCGCCAAGAACCAGACGACGGGCAAGGGCTGCCGGAATTCATCAAGCCCATCTTCACGGAGCTTTGCGATACGCAGATCGCCAAATTCAGGCATGGCCGGGTATTGCTGTCAGCCCATGCCCTCTCGTTATTCCGGGTGGATGAGGCTTGGTCGGAGCAGCACCTTCTACCACTGCTCGACTGGAATCGTTCCGAAACCGAAGCGCACGCTGCGTGGGAAGGTTTCCTTTGTTCACCACGGCTGTATCGCCCGTTGATGGAAGCGATCAAGCCCGCCTTTCTCGACACGGTGAATCACTACGCGCAGTTGGGCAAGCACAATGAGCAGTTCGCGGCGTTCCTGACATTCGCGGCGCTCGATCCCGGCGACACTTTCACCATAGTGCAACTGGCCACTGCCATCCGCGCACTTCCTGCCGATGGCCTGCGCGAATCGGCTCAAGCTTTGGTGCGGGCGCTGGAAGGTGCAGGCGACCAGCGCGAAGGCTACTGGAAGAATCGGATCTTGCCGTTTTGGGAAAAGATCTGGCCGAAGTCGAACGATCAGGCATCGAGCGCCAACGCCGAATCGCTGGCTCGTCTGTGCGTCGCGGCGGGCGGCGCGTTCCCATCGGCGATGGCAGCCGTTGGGAATTGGCTGCGCGTGGTTCAGGACCCTGACTATGTGACTCATCGCTTGCAGCAATCCGGTTTGTCCGGCCGCTTTCCAGAAGACGCGCTGCAGCTGCTATTCACCATCCTGGGCGACCGGCCATCGTGGCTACCACCAGAACTGCGCCAATGCCTTGATGCCATCGGTCAAGCCGCCCCGAATTTGCGTCAGGATCACAGGTATATGAGGGTGGATGAACTGGCGAGGAGATTTGGAATATGAGCGCCTTGCGTTGCGCCCAACACGGCAGCTGGACGCCACATCCGCAGGTGCCTCCGAAGGTCGAGTACCACACATGACCGACTGGGGCCAGTCGCTGTGCCCAGCCCTCGACGAGCTGCTGACCTAGGCCGAGCAGCGACCGACGCCGAAGCGCCAGCGCGGGTCGTCGGAAGCTCAGTGACGCGCTGGACGGTGAAGGCCGCCGAGATTCGCGAGGAGACCAACTACGCGGGCGTTCGCGTCACCTTGATGGGCTTGCTCGGCGGCGCACGTTGCCGCGTGCAGATCGACATCGGCTTCGGCGATGCCGTCGTGCCCGGCCCGGAAGCGCGCATCGAAGGGACTCCGTCGCCGCAGCTGCGGGTCTATCCCAGCTACAGGTCGTCGCCGAGAAGCTGAAAGCAAGGGCGTCAGCGCTGAAACGCTCGTGTCAGTGACTGCGCTGCTAGCCGCGTGGCCTCACCCGCCGCCGTGAACAGCTTGCCGAGGGTGAGGAACCCATGGACCATGCCCTCGAAGCAGTGATACTCCACAGCGACCCCGGCGGCTTTCAGATGGTCGGCATAGGCCACGCAGTCATCGAGCAACGGATCGAAGCCTGCGGTAATGACCAGCGCGGGCGCAACGCCTGCCAGATCGGTCCGCCGCAACGGTGACGCGCGCCAGTCGTCGTAGTCGCGGGCGTGGCGCAGATACTTGTTCTGAAAGTAGCGAATCGATTCCAGATCGAGCAGATAGCCGCGACCGAACTGCCGCCACGAGGGGCGCTCCGTGCGCTGGTCCGTTGCCGGATAAACCAGGAGTTGAAGCGCGACCGACGGTGCGCCACGGTCCCGCGCGAGGATTGCCGTCACTGCCGCGAGATTGCCTCCCGCGCTGTCGCCTCCCACCGCGATACGCGAGGCATCCACGTCCAGTTCCTCCGCGTGTTCGCTGGCCCAGACCGTTGCGGTGCAGGCATCGTCCACCGCTGCAGGAAACGGGTGTTCGGGTGCCAGCCGATAGTCGACGGACAACACTGCACAACACGCCTCGTTGGCGAGCGTCCTACACAGGGGATCGTAGCTGTCGAGGTCGCCCACGGTCCAGCCGCCGCCATGAAAGAAGACCAGCAGCGGAAGCGCCATCTCTGCTGTGCTGCCCCGCGGCCGATAAAGACGCGCTGCAATCGCTGCGCCCTCGCCGGGTATCTCGATTTCGCGCACGGCAGCAACCTGGGGCGCCGGGGGACTGAAATACGCGTGGAGCTTGCGCGTTTCGTCGCGCGCGCGATCGACATCGAGTGTGTGGAACGCCGGAGCTGCCGCCCTCGCGACGATATCCATCAGCGCCTTCGCCTGCGGATCGAGAATCTTGCTCATCGGGTAATGCTGCTCAAGCGAATGGCAGGCGCACTTGCAGGCGGGAACCGCAAACTCACGACGGCTGTTGGCCGACGTCCGGGTCAGTGCGGCGCGCGAAGCGGTTGGCCGCGTAACGGTTCCAGAGCATTGCGAAGCCACCACCGACCACAATGCCGGCGGTATCGATCATCCAGTCGAGGAAGGATGGCGATCGACTCGCCGACAGGAACTGGATGACTTCTGCAGCGGCGGCGAACAGGAGCAACGCCGCGCCTGTGGTGACGACGGCATTCGCTGCTGCCGGTTCGCGGCGACGCGCGATCGACGAGAAGGCAAGCCACGCGAGCAGCGCGAAGAGGGTGAGGTGGCCGAGTTTCTTGACCGTCAGCACGAGGCCAAACGGCCACCCGAGCGCCTGCCTCACCTCGTGGGTCCAGCGCGGGCGGTAATCCGCCGGGCCGTCAACGTGCGACGACGTCGCGGATAGTTCGGGATCCACCAGTCCGTTCACTGCGTCCGCGCCCCGATCCACGATCAGTTCGATGGCGCCTTCCGGTGCTGTGACACCGAAGGTGATCACCATCACAATCGCAATGATGGCCGCCCCGAGCGGGCGATCGAGGAGCCGCGCGAGCCATCCGCAGTAAACGAGGACGGCGCCCCAGAGCGCTGCGAATCCGGCCCGCCAATAGAACGCGGTGGACTTCTCGGCCGCCGGCGCGAGTCGCAGATCGTCGACCCACAAGGTGCCGGAAGCGCCCAGGTTCTGCACGTTCATCTGCACCGCGACGATGTCATACGCGAGCGGAACCACTCCCTCGCACGGCTCCCACGACCTCGACCCTTCGACCTCGCAGATCGTGCGCGCGAAACGATGCCCGTCGCTGTCGATCATCGACAGGAGGATGCGTCCCATGTTCCAGCGGTTCGCGCCCGGGACGAGGTTCTCGCTGCGCACTCTTGCCGAGACGCGCAGCAGGCGAGCGCCTTTTGGCCGATCGACCGTGTAGTTGAGGCTGACGCCACGGCCCGCCTGGGGTTCGAGTCGCATTCCCCCCGATTCCTCGACGCCACCGTGTCCGTCCCACGTCACGCCCGGTCCCCGTACCCGCCAGGCCCCACCGGCGGAGAGCGTCGGTTGGTCGAGCCCGCCACCGGTGACGAGGTTGGGGCCGACATCGCGGTACGGATCGTAGTAGATGAAGAACAGCGCCATCGCGGCAAGGAACACCGCAGCGAGGAGCAGCCCGACGACGGGCTTGAGAAGGAATGGCGAAAACTTGCGAAAGGGCATCCGTAATCCGGAAGAAACGACGGGGAAGTGCTGTTTACCACGGTCGCCCGAAGGCGTGCAACGCGCCGCGGAACGGCTGCGGGCGGACGCCAATCAGAGAAAGCGATCGAGCAGTCGCCGACTCGCGTGATCCAGGGCACCGAGATCGCGGATGAGGAACTGAATGCCGTGGCGGTCCGCGATGAGCAAGCCCGAGCGACCGAGCCGGCGGATGTCTTCCTCGCCCTTCAGCACGAAGGCGGTTTCGCCCCGGTCCGTCTCTACCTCCCACGTGCTGGGGGTCGCGAAGCTCGAAACGCTGCGCAGCCGCCGGATCTCGGGCACGAAATCACGGCTGGCCAGTTCTTCTTCGAGCAGTGCACGGATCTCGGGGCGCAAATCGGAAAGTTGCTCGATCCACGCCAGTTCATGACCGTCGCTACCGACCAGTGCGATGGAATCGCCCGGCGCGGAGATGGGAAACGCGCGTACCGGCACCACGCCCTCGTGACTGCGACCGTCGCTGGTTACCAGAACCAACCGACCGAACGCGTTGCGGGTCAGGCGGAGGTCGTGGCCGGGCATCCTGGGTGCGGTCCTACGCCGCAGTTGCCGCAGACTTGCCATCCCAGCCCTCCTCGCCCGACGGCGGAATGTCGACCTGCCGCGCCTGCGCCTCGTGCAGACGATAGTAGGCGCCCTGTCTCGCCATCAGCGCTTCGTGCGGGCCGACCTCGACGATCTCGCCCTGCTCCATCACGACCAGCCGGTCGGCCCGACGCAGCGTCGACAGGCGGTGGGCGATGGCAATCGTCGTGCGCCCGCGCACGAGATTGTCGAGGGCCTTCTGGATTTCCTGCTCGGTCTCGGTATCGACCGACGACGTCGCCTCGTCGAGGATGAGAATGCGTGGATCGATGAGCAGTGCCCGCGCGATGGAGATGCGCTGGCGTTCGCCTCCGGAGAGCCCCTGGCCGCGCTCGCCCACCAGGGAATCGTAACCACGCGGGAGCCGCAGGATGAACTCGTGCGCATGCGCGGCGCGCGCGGCGGCCACGATCTCCGCGCGTGTCGCGCCCGGCTTGCCGTAGGCGATGTTCTCGGCAACCGTACCGAAGAACAGGAAGGGCTCCTGCAGCACGAGGCCGATATGGCGTCTGCATTCTTCGACCGGCAACGACCGGACATCGACGCCGTCGATCCGGATCGCGCCTTCCGTCACGTCGTAGAAGCGGCAGATCAGGTTGACGAGTGTGCTCTTGCCGGACCCGCTGTGGCCGACGAGCCCGATCATCTCGCCCGGCGCGATCTTGAGATCGACACCGCGCAGGACCGTGCGATTGCCGTAGCGGAAGTGGACGTCGCGGATATCGATTTCACCGCGCACCTGCGCGAGATGCACCGGGTGCGTCGGTTCCGGAACGCTCGATACGTGATCGAGGATGTCGAAGATCCGCTTTGCTCCGGCAGCGGCCTTCTGCGTCACGGAGACGATGCGACTCATCGAGTCCAAGCGGATGTAGAAGCGGCTGATGTACGCGAGGAACGCGGTCAGCACACCCACGGTGATCTCGTTGCGCGACACCTGCCAGATGCCGAAAGCCCACACGAAGAGCAGTCCGACCTCGGTGAGCAGCGAAACCGTCGGCGAGAAGAGCGCCCACACGCGGTTCAAGCGATCGTTCGCCGCCAGATTGTGCTTGTTCGCCTCGCGGAAACGGGCGGACTCCCTGCGCTCCTGGGCGAAGGCCTTCACCACGCGAATGCCGGGAATGGTGTCGGCGAGCACGCTGGTCACTTCCGACCAGACGCGGTCGATCTTCTCGAAACCCGTGCGCAGCCTGTCGCGCACGATGTGAATCATCCACACGATGAAGGGCAGCGGCAGCAACGTCACCAGTGCCAGCCAGGGGTTGATCGAGACCAGGATCGCCGCGGTCAGCGTGATCATCAGCACGTCCGTCGCGAAATCCAGCGCGTGCAGTGACAGGAAGATGCAGATGCGGTCGGTCTCGGCGCCGATGCGCGCCATCAGGTCGCCGGTGCGCTTGCCGCCGAAATACTCCAGCGACAGGCCAAGGAGGTGCTCGTAGGTGGCGGTGCGCAGGTCGGCACCGATGCGCTCGCTCACGAGCGCCAGCATGTAGGTGCGCGCCCAGCCAAGCCCCCAAGCCAGCAAGGCGGAGCCGAAGAGTCCGGCGAGCAGCAGCCAGACCACACCGAAATCGATCGGCGTGCCGCGCTCGAACGGAACCAGCACCCGGTCCATCAGCGGCATGGTCAGATAGGGCGGCACCAGCGTTGCCGCGGTCGCGGCGAGCGTGAGCGCGAAGCCGACGAAGAGCTGCAACCTGTAGGGCTTGGCGAACCGCCAGAGCCGCAGCAGCGTCCAGGTCGAGGGCGGGGAGTGGAAGTCCCGCCGACAGCCCATGCACTCGTCGAGATCGGGGTCGAGAACCGAACCGCAGCAGGGGCAGAGCGCTTCGCCGGCGGGCGCCGGCTGGTCGGAACGACCCGGCTCCGACCACTGCTCGAACTGTTCGACTGCGCGCCCCGCGGCGGCGTGACTTTCGAGCGTGTAGCGCCAACATGCAAGGCGCGACTTCTCGTCGCTGAGCTCAAGGGTGCCGACGCCGGCGTGGTCGTGCTGGCCGAGCCGCAGCCCGTGGCGATACTTCCAGTCGCGCCAGATCGGTTCCCCAGGCGTGCGTGCGAGCACTCGCCGGTCGGTGACGACGACGATACCCCGTGCGAAGCGGAGCCGTTCGTCCAAGTCGAGCGGCACCCAGGCGAGGACGGTTTCCTCTCCCATTAGCACGGCCTTCACCTCGTCTCCCCAGGACGCAGGGAGCGAGCCGTTGCACGAAGAGGGCTGCTCTGTCGCAAGAGGTTGGGTCATCGTCGTGTGGTCCTGCCAGAAAAACACCGCGCTCACGGGCGGGGCGGAGATTGCGCTTTGTGTTCTTGCTGTGACAGCAACGTCGCAGGACGCAGCCGCGTTGACCCGAACTGATTCGGCACCGGTCTTGTACGCCTGACCCGTCGCTTGCCGTTGGCTTATCGCCGTTTCTTCTGATGAGCTAACGGTATGATTTTTAGCCAGTATACCGCAGCCCTTGGCATACGCGCAGACGCCGTCAGCGAAATTTCGCGCATTTTCCTGTCGTCGCCGCCGCGGCTCGCGCGTTAACGGGCGGGACGGGTGCGCGAGCAGAACGCCCCGACAACCTCAGGAGCGACGGCGCCAAGCCTCCAGACACACCATGAAAAACAGAGACATCGAGATCCTTCGCGTGGTCCACCTGCGTGGACCGAACATGTGGACGTACCGCCCGGTACTCGAAGCGTGGGTCGACATCGGCGCACTCGAAGACGAGCCATCGAACACCATCCCCGGCTTCTACGAGCGCCTGTCCTCCTGGCTGCCGTCGCTCATCGAGCATCGCTGCAGCTATGGCGAGAGGGGTGGATTTCTCCGCAGAGTGCAGGAGGGCACTTGGCCCGCACACATACTCGAGCACGTCACGCTGGAGTTACAAAACCTAGCCGGAATGCCTGGCGGCTTTGGCAAAGCGCGCGAGACCTCCACGCGCGGCGTTTATAGGGTGATCGTACGAGCCTGGCACGAAAAAGTCTCGCGCGACGCGCTCGAGGCTGGAAGAGATCTGGTGATGGCGGCCATCGAGGACCGCCCGTTCGACGTCGCTGCCGCGGTCGAGCGTCTGCGCGACGGAGTCGATTCCTACTGTTTAGGTCCCAGCACTGCGTGCATCGTTGATGCGGCGGACGATCGCGACATTCCCGCGATACGGCTCTCCCAGGGAAATCTGGTGCAGTTGGGCTATGGCGCCAAGCAGCACCGCATCTGGACCGCGGAAACCGATCGCACGAGTGCGATCGCGGAGAGCATCTCGCGCGACAAGGACCTGACCAAACGCCTGCTCGAGACCTGCGGCGTGCCGGTGCCCGAGGGGCGGCTGGTCGAAAGCCCGGAAGATGCGTGGCACGCAGCCGAGGAAATCGGCACCCCGGTCGTGGTGAAGCCGACCGACGGTAATCATGGCCGCGGCGTGTTCACTGATCTGACGGCTCGTGAGCAGATCGAGGCTGCGTATCGCGTGGCCTGCGAAGAAGGTACCGGTGTCATCGTCGAACGCTGCGTGCCTGGATCCGAACACCGCCTGCTCGTGGTTGGCGGGCGCGTCGCGGCAGCGGCGAAGGGTGAAGCAGCGTCAGTGGTGGGAGATGGTCGCTCGACAATTCGTGAGCTCGTCCAGAGCCAGCTCAACTCCGATCCTCGGCGGGGTAACACGGAGGACTTCCCTTTGAATCCCGTACGCATGAATTCCACCGTCCGGGCCGACCTCGCGCGCCAAGGTTTCACACCCGAATCGATACCGCCCGCAGACCAGACCGTGCTGGTCCAGCGCAACGGCAATGTCGCCTTCGACGTCACCGACCGCGTCCACGCCGATGTGGCGGCGGCGGCGGCTCTCGCCGCGCGAGTGGTCGGGCTCGACATTGCCGGCATCGACCTGGTGGCGGAAGACGTCGGACGACCCCTCGACGAGCAGGGCGGTGCAATCGTCGAGGTCAATGCCGGCCCTAGCCTGATATATCACCTCAAACCAGCCGACGCAGCCCCGC is a window of Betaproteobacteria bacterium DNA encoding:
- a CDS encoding SIR2 family protein, which produces MQFVRHGPDIPECLLQLHEDGRVVFFCGAGVSYPARLPGFSGLVDRLYQALSVTPNPVQQSAIKAGQFDTAIGLLESDVVGGRETVRRSLATILAPDLTAPNATATHEALLTLAQNREGRTRLITTNFDRLFEEVRKTRSLSFPDFKAPLLPVPKTRWDGLVYLHGLLPDAPTAGDMARLVVSSGDFGLAYLTERWAARFVSELFRNFTVCFVGYSINDPVLRYMMDALAADRLLGESPPEMFAFGSHSKGKEVDRASEWKAKNVTPILYREHQHHAYLHKTLRAWANTYRDGVRGKERIVVECAIARPLASTKQDDFVGRMLWALSDPGGLPAKRFAELDPVPPLDWLEPLSQELYRHADLGRFGVPPQATLDEKLAYSLTSRPAPYPLAPWMAIVDAGHRNSRWDAVMFQLARWLLRHLDDPKLFLWLIKRGGQLHDQLVWLIERRLDELAKFASDGNTTELDRIRASAPNAIPRPSMRTLWRLLLNGHVKSRLRDLSLYRWRDQFKNDGLTASVRLALRETLTPCLSLREPFRWSGEDDDGEARDRIKSIVEWEVVLASDHVHSGLRDLPKNERWTAALPELLDDFSALLRDALDLMRELGGVDSENDHSYVNQPSISDHSQNKDFHDWTALIELARDAWLATAAKSPERARIVAETWAHGPYPVFRRLALFAAAQGRAIPLRQALDWLLADEQRWLWSEETRRETMRLLVSLAPQLNAAMLAELEQAILAGPPRDLYRTDIEPDAWNNIVDHGVWLRLAKMAQAGVTLSEAGRTRFDALSAQYPWQLAADESDEFPIWMGGGWVGDRDPWKPFTPIPRTKRSVLDYLLAHPVLENSQQDDWRKLCSEMFQATAYALFKLSQQNNWPVERWRDALQAWAEENLRNRSWRFMAPVVVDAPDDLVQALSNGISWWLQAVAKTFEGHEDHFLTLAQRILRLDFEDDGNADDPVFRAINHPVGHVTQALLDWWYRQEPDDGQGLPEFIKPIFTELCDTQIAKFRHGRVLLSAHALSLFRVDEAWSEQHLLPLLDWNRSETEAHAAWEGFLCSPRLYRPLMEAIKPAFLDTVNHYAQLGKHNEQFAAFLTFAALDPGDTFTIVQLATAIRALPADGLRESAQALVRALEGAGDQREGYWKNRILPFWEKIWPKSNDQASSANAESLARLCVAAGGAFPSAMAAVGNWLRVVQDPDYVTHRLQQSGLSGRFPEDALQLLFTILGDRPSWLPPELRQCLDAIGQAAPNLRQDHRYMRVDELARRFGI
- a CDS encoding alpha/beta hydrolase, with protein sequence MSKILDPQAKALMDIVARAAAPAFHTLDVDRARDETRKLHAYFSPPAPQVAAVREIEIPGEGAAIAARLYRPRGSTAEMALPLLVFFHGGGWTVGDLDSYDPLCRTLANEACCAVLSVDYRLAPEHPFPAAVDDACTATVWASEHAEELDVDASRIAVGGDSAGGNLAAVTAILARDRGAPSVALQLLVYPATDQRTERPSWRQFGRGYLLDLESIRYFQNKYLRHARDYDDWRASPLRRTDLAGVAPALVITAGFDPLLDDCVAYADHLKAAGVAVEYHCFEGMVHGFLTLGKLFTAAGEATRLAAQSLTRAFQR
- a CDS encoding VanZ family protein, with protein sequence MPFRKFSPFLLKPVVGLLLAAVFLAAMALFFIYYDPYRDVGPNLVTGGGLDQPTLSAGGAWRVRGPGVTWDGHGGVEESGGMRLEPQAGRGVSLNYTVDRPKGARLLRVSARVRSENLVPGANRWNMGRILLSMIDSDGHRFARTICEVEGSRSWEPCEGVVPLAYDIVAVQMNVQNLGASGTLWVDDLRLAPAAEKSTAFYWRAGFAALWGAVLVYCGWLARLLDRPLGAAIIAIVMVITFGVTAPEGAIELIVDRGADAVNGLVDPELSATSSHVDGPADYRPRWTHEVRQALGWPFGLVLTVKKLGHLTLFALLAWLAFSSIARRREPAAANAVVTTGAALLLFAAAAEVIQFLSASRSPSFLDWMIDTAGIVVGGGFAMLWNRYAANRFARRTDPDVGQQPS
- a CDS encoding DUF1854 domain-containing protein is translated as MPGHDLRLTRNAFGRLVLVTSDGRSHEGVVPVRAFPISAPGDSIALVGSDGHELAWIEQLSDLRPEIRALLEEELASRDFVPEIRRLRSVSSFATPSTWEVETDRGETAFVLKGEEDIRRLGRSGLLIADRHGIQFLIRDLGALDHASRRLLDRFL
- a CDS encoding ABC transporter ATP-binding protein, encoding MGEETVLAWVPLDLDERLRFARGIVVVTDRRVLARTPGEPIWRDWKYRHGLRLGQHDHAGVGTLELSDEKSRLACWRYTLESHAAAGRAVEQFEQWSEPGRSDQPAPAGEALCPCCGSVLDPDLDECMGCRRDFHSPPSTWTLLRLWRFAKPYRLQLFVGFALTLAATAATLVPPYLTMPLMDRVLVPFERGTPIDFGVVWLLLAGLFGSALLAWGLGWARTYMLALVSERIGADLRTATYEHLLGLSLEYFGGKRTGDLMARIGAETDRICIFLSLHALDFATDVLMITLTAAILVSINPWLALVTLLPLPFIVWMIHIVRDRLRTGFEKIDRVWSEVTSVLADTIPGIRVVKAFAQERRESARFREANKHNLAANDRLNRVWALFSPTVSLLTEVGLLFVWAFGIWQVSRNEITVGVLTAFLAYISRFYIRLDSMSRIVSVTQKAAAGAKRIFDILDHVSSVPEPTHPVHLAQVRGEIDIRDVHFRYGNRTVLRGVDLKIAPGEMIGLVGHSGSGKSTLVNLICRFYDVTEGAIRIDGVDVRSLPVEECRRHIGLVLQEPFLFFGTVAENIAYGKPGATRAEIVAAARAAHAHEFILRLPRGYDSLVGERGQGLSGGERQRISIARALLIDPRILILDEATSSVDTETEQEIQKALDNLVRGRTTIAIAHRLSTLRRADRLVVMEQGEIVEVGPHEALMARQGAYYRLHEAQARQVDIPPSGEEGWDGKSAATAA
- the cphA gene encoding cyanophycin synthetase, giving the protein MKNRDIEILRVVHLRGPNMWTYRPVLEAWVDIGALEDEPSNTIPGFYERLSSWLPSLIEHRCSYGERGGFLRRVQEGTWPAHILEHVTLELQNLAGMPGGFGKARETSTRGVYRVIVRAWHEKVSRDALEAGRDLVMAAIEDRPFDVAAAVERLRDGVDSYCLGPSTACIVDAADDRDIPAIRLSQGNLVQLGYGAKQHRIWTAETDRTSAIAESISRDKDLTKRLLETCGVPVPEGRLVESPEDAWHAAEEIGTPVVVKPTDGNHGRGVFTDLTAREQIEAAYRVACEEGTGVIVERCVPGSEHRLLVVGGRVAAAAKGEAASVVGDGRSTIRELVQSQLNSDPRRGNTEDFPLNPVRMNSTVRADLARQGFTPESIPPADQTVLVQRNGNVAFDVTDRVHADVAAAAALAARVVGLDIAGIDLVAEDVGRPLDEQGGAIVEVNAGPSLIYHLKPADAAPRPVGRAIIDHLFAGGSDCRIPIVGVSGASHTTLVSRLVAWMLHLAGKQVGLACRTGLYLNRRRIESGDATHWEAGQRLLMNRAIEAAVFENGARTILAEGLAYDRCQIGIVTDLGAPDEFAEFDIREPDQLYSVLRTQVDVVLPHGVAVLNAHDPQVVEMAPLCDGEVIFYAADDGSTVVAEHLADGGRAVFIREGQIVCAAGGNASTLVNLEAALRRRNGRQKPAVEGVLAAVAAAVALDLPVDTIATAIETFDANGTAATRAAGPGVRVAAR